In Desulfobaculum bizertense DSM 18034, the following are encoded in one genomic region:
- the cobU gene encoding bifunctional adenosylcobinamide kinase/adenosylcobinamide-phosphate guanylyltransferase produces the protein MSYKIFVTGGCRSGKSDYAQGLADRIGKKKVYLATSQALDDEMRARIKSHQEKRGPEWETCEEPIEVVDALKKLAPETDVIMLDCMTLWTTNCLLAEMSDEEILQRANALAQAFVACPVSVVIVSNEVGLGIVPDNKLARRFRDLAGAVNQKIAAAADDVILSVSGIPVAIKGSLPKI, from the coding sequence ATGAGCTATAAAATTTTTGTAACAGGCGGCTGCCGTAGCGGGAAGAGCGACTACGCGCAGGGGCTTGCAGACCGGATAGGAAAAAAAAAGGTGTACCTTGCGACATCGCAGGCGCTGGATGATGAAATGCGGGCAAGAATCAAAAGCCACCAAGAGAAACGCGGCCCTGAGTGGGAGACCTGTGAAGAGCCGATAGAGGTAGTGGACGCCCTGAAAAAGCTTGCACCTGAAACAGACGTCATCATGCTGGACTGCATGACGCTCTGGACAACGAACTGCCTGCTTGCGGAAATGAGTGACGAAGAGATCTTGCAGCGAGCTAATGCGCTGGCTCAGGCCTTTGTCGCATGCCCTGTCTCTGTGGTCATTGTCTCCAATGAAGTGGGCCTTGGCATCGTCCCCGACAACAAGCTTGCTCGCCGCTTCCGCGATCTTGCTGGTGCTGTAAATCAGAAAATAGCCGCGGCAGCAGATGACGTTATCCTCTCTGTGAGCGGAATTCCTGTCGCCATAAAAGGCAGTTTACCGAAAATATAA